From the Zonotrichia leucophrys gambelii isolate GWCS_2022_RI chromosome 10, RI_Zleu_2.0, whole genome shotgun sequence genome, one window contains:
- the LOC135452202 gene encoding threonine--tRNA ligase 2, cytoplasmic-like isoform X2 has protein sequence MAAAAAAEAVELRLSRQERELRWLAAEVGRLKEPQELHCPGSASPELQRLRAENEKLRYRLLHLRRSLAAELGRAAPAQPPAGGEKVSSASPADAVNQIKEEKKKENEAVNQHQNDLQCVPSFIEDRLKLYEVLKKEHDALLAYRAVNQSKPIKITLTDGETLEGESWKTTPYQLAVGISQVLASNAVIAKVNGELWDLDRPLEGDCTLELLTFDNEEAKAVYWHSSAHILGEAMEGHFGGCLCYGPPIENGFHYDMYIEDRSVSSTEFPLLENRCKNIIKEKQPFERLEVKKEILLDMFKYNKFKCRILNEKVKTPTTTVYRCGPLIDLCKGPHVRHTGKIKALKIVKSSSTYWEGKSDMETLQRIYGISFPDNKMMKEWERVQEEAKNRDHRKIGKEQELFFFHDLSPGSCFFLPRGAFLYNTLVDFIRGEYRRRNFTEVVSPNVFNSKLWEASGHWQHYSENMFSFEIEKETFALKPMNCPGHCLMFAHRPRSWRELPLRLADFGVLHRNELSGTLSGLTRVRRFQQDDAHIFCTMEQIEEEIKDCLDFLKSVYAVFGFTFQLHLSTRPENYLGDLEIWDHAEKQLQNSLNDFGEQWSLNPGDGAFYGPKIDIKIKDAIGRYHQCATIQLDFQLPIRFNLTYVGKDGDDKKRPVIIHRAILGSVERMIAILAENYGGK, from the exons AtggcggcagcggcggccgccGAGGCGGTGGAGCTGCGGCTGTCGCGGCAGGAGCGGGAGCTGCGCTGGCTGGCGGCCGAGGTCGGGCGGCTGAAGGAGCCgcaggagctgcactgccccggcagcgccagcccCGAGCTGCAGCGGCTGCGGGCCGAGAACGAGAAGCTGCGCTACCGCCTGCTGCACCTGCGCCGCAGCCTGGCGGCCGAGCTGGGCCGGGCGGCGCCGGCGCAGCCCCCGGCCGGCGGAGAG AAAGTCTCCAGTGCAAGTCCAGCTGATGCAGTGAATCaaattaaagaggaaaagaaaaaggaaaatgaagctgTGAACCAGCACCAGAATGAT CTCCAGTGTGTGCCAAGCTTCATAGAAGACAGACTGAAGCTTTATGAAGTACTGAAAAAAGAACATGATGCTTTGCTAGCTTACAGAGCAGTCAACCAGAGCAAACCTATCAAAATTACTCTGACAGATGGGGAGACACTTGAAGGGGAATCTTGGAAAACCACACCATATCAATTAGCTGTAGGAATTAG TCAAGTGTTGGCTTCAAACGCAGTCATAGCCAAAGTGAATGGTGAGCTCTGGGATCTGGACCGTCCACTGGAGGGAGATTGTACTCTAGAGCTGCTCACCTTTGATAATGAAGAAGCCAAAGCT GTTTATTGGCATTCAAGTGCTCACATTCTTGGAGAGGCCATGGAAGGACATTTTGGGGGCTGCTTATGCTATGGACCACCAATTGAGAATGGATTTCATTATGACATGTATATTGAGGACAG AAGTGTATCTAGTACTGAATTCCCACTACTAGAGAACCGTTGTAAAAATATCATAAAAGAGAAACAGCCTTTTGAAAGGCTAGAAGTCAAAAAGGAGATCCTGTTAGACATGTTTAAG TATAACAAGTTTAAGTGTCGTATCCTTAATGAGAAGGTGAAGACACCAACTACCACAGTATACAG ATGTGGTCCATTGATTGATCTCTGCAAGGGACCACATGTGAGACACACTGGTAAAATTAAGGCCCTTAAAATAGTTAAG AGTTCCTCTACATATTGGGAAGGAAAATCTGACATGGAAACTCTGCAGAGAATATATGGAATATCCTTTCCTGATAACAAAATGATGAAGGAATGGGAAAGAGTCCAGGAAGAAGCCAAAAACCGGGATCATAGGAAAATTGGAAAG GAGCAAGAACTCTTCTTCTTTCATGATTTGAGTCCTGGAAGCTGCTTTTTCCTCCCTAGAGGTGCCTTTCTGTATAACACTCTGGTGGATTTCATACGG GGGGAATATCGCAGGCGCAATTTCACTGAAGTCGTGTCTCCAAACGTCTTCAACAGTAAACTCTGGGAAGCTTCAGGACACTGGCAGCACTACAGTGAAAATATGTTCTCATTTGAGATTGAGAAGGAAACCTTTGCCCTTAAACCCATGAATTGTCCAGGACACTG CTTGATGTTTGCCCATCGGCCCCGATCCTGGAGGGAATTGCCTCTTAGACTGGCAGACTTTGGAGTTCTTCACCGAAATGAGCTCTCAGGCACTCTGAGTGGTTTGACTCGTGTGAGGCGCTTCCAGCAAGATGATGCTCACATCTTTTGCACAATGGAacag ATTGAAGAGGAAATTAAGGACTGCCTTGATTTCTTGAAGTCAGTGTACGCTGTCTTTGGCTTTACCTTTCAACTACATCTTTCTACAAGACCAGAAAATTATCTTGGAGATTTAGAGATCTGGGATCATGCAGAAAAG CAACTTCAGAACAGCTTGAATGACTTTGGAGAGCAATGGAGTTTGAATCCAGGAGATGGAGCATTTTATGGCCCTAAG ATTGATATTAAAATCAAAGATGCAATTGGCAGGTACCATCAGTGTGCCACCATCCAGCTTGACTTCCAGCTACCCATTCGCTTTAATCTTACTTATGTTGG taaggATGGTGATGACAAGAAAAGGCCAGTGATTATTCACAGAGCTATTTTGGGATCTGTGGAGAGAATGATAGCTATTCTAGCAGAAAATTATGGAGGAAAATG A
- the LOC135452202 gene encoding threonine--tRNA ligase 1, cytoplasmic-like isoform X1, translated as MAAAAAAEAVELRLSRQERELRWLAAEVGRLKEPQELHCPGSASPELQRLRAENEKLRYRLLHLRRSLAAELGRAAPAQPPAGGEKVSSASPADAVNQIKEEKKKENEAVNQHQNDLQCVPSFIEDRLKLYEVLKKEHDALLAYRAVNQSKPIKITLTDGETLEGESWKTTPYQLAVGISQVLASNAVIAKVNGELWDLDRPLEGDCTLELLTFDNEEAKAVYWHSSAHILGEAMEGHFGGCLCYGPPIENGFHYDMYIEDRSVSSTEFPLLENRCKNIIKEKQPFERLEVKKEILLDMFKYNKFKCRILNEKVKTPTTTVYRCGPLIDLCKGPHVRHTGKIKALKIVKSSSTYWEGKSDMETLQRIYGISFPDNKMMKEWERVQEEAKNRDHRKIGKEQELFFFHDLSPGSCFFLPRGAFLYNTLVDFIRGEYRRRNFTEVVSPNVFNSKLWEASGHWQHYSENMFSFEIEKETFALKPMNCPGHCLMFAHRPRSWRELPLRLADFGVLHRNELSGTLSGLTRVRRFQQDDAHIFCTMEQIEEEIKDCLDFLKSVYAVFGFTFQLHLSTRPENYLGDLEIWDHAEKQLQNSLNDFGEQWSLNPGDGAFYGPKIDIKIKDAIGRYHQCATIQLDFQLPIRFNLTYVGKDGDDKKRPVIIHRAILGSVERMIAILAENYGGKWPLWLSPRQVMVVPVGPTSEQYAQQVCNQFFEAGFMSDVDLDQSCTLNKKIRNAQLAQYNFILVVGEKEKANNAVNVRTRDNKVHGEISVSSTIEKLKKFKTSQIANAEEEF; from the exons AtggcggcagcggcggccgccGAGGCGGTGGAGCTGCGGCTGTCGCGGCAGGAGCGGGAGCTGCGCTGGCTGGCGGCCGAGGTCGGGCGGCTGAAGGAGCCgcaggagctgcactgccccggcagcgccagcccCGAGCTGCAGCGGCTGCGGGCCGAGAACGAGAAGCTGCGCTACCGCCTGCTGCACCTGCGCCGCAGCCTGGCGGCCGAGCTGGGCCGGGCGGCGCCGGCGCAGCCCCCGGCCGGCGGAGAG AAAGTCTCCAGTGCAAGTCCAGCTGATGCAGTGAATCaaattaaagaggaaaagaaaaaggaaaatgaagctgTGAACCAGCACCAGAATGAT CTCCAGTGTGTGCCAAGCTTCATAGAAGACAGACTGAAGCTTTATGAAGTACTGAAAAAAGAACATGATGCTTTGCTAGCTTACAGAGCAGTCAACCAGAGCAAACCTATCAAAATTACTCTGACAGATGGGGAGACACTTGAAGGGGAATCTTGGAAAACCACACCATATCAATTAGCTGTAGGAATTAG TCAAGTGTTGGCTTCAAACGCAGTCATAGCCAAAGTGAATGGTGAGCTCTGGGATCTGGACCGTCCACTGGAGGGAGATTGTACTCTAGAGCTGCTCACCTTTGATAATGAAGAAGCCAAAGCT GTTTATTGGCATTCAAGTGCTCACATTCTTGGAGAGGCCATGGAAGGACATTTTGGGGGCTGCTTATGCTATGGACCACCAATTGAGAATGGATTTCATTATGACATGTATATTGAGGACAG AAGTGTATCTAGTACTGAATTCCCACTACTAGAGAACCGTTGTAAAAATATCATAAAAGAGAAACAGCCTTTTGAAAGGCTAGAAGTCAAAAAGGAGATCCTGTTAGACATGTTTAAG TATAACAAGTTTAAGTGTCGTATCCTTAATGAGAAGGTGAAGACACCAACTACCACAGTATACAG ATGTGGTCCATTGATTGATCTCTGCAAGGGACCACATGTGAGACACACTGGTAAAATTAAGGCCCTTAAAATAGTTAAG AGTTCCTCTACATATTGGGAAGGAAAATCTGACATGGAAACTCTGCAGAGAATATATGGAATATCCTTTCCTGATAACAAAATGATGAAGGAATGGGAAAGAGTCCAGGAAGAAGCCAAAAACCGGGATCATAGGAAAATTGGAAAG GAGCAAGAACTCTTCTTCTTTCATGATTTGAGTCCTGGAAGCTGCTTTTTCCTCCCTAGAGGTGCCTTTCTGTATAACACTCTGGTGGATTTCATACGG GGGGAATATCGCAGGCGCAATTTCACTGAAGTCGTGTCTCCAAACGTCTTCAACAGTAAACTCTGGGAAGCTTCAGGACACTGGCAGCACTACAGTGAAAATATGTTCTCATTTGAGATTGAGAAGGAAACCTTTGCCCTTAAACCCATGAATTGTCCAGGACACTG CTTGATGTTTGCCCATCGGCCCCGATCCTGGAGGGAATTGCCTCTTAGACTGGCAGACTTTGGAGTTCTTCACCGAAATGAGCTCTCAGGCACTCTGAGTGGTTTGACTCGTGTGAGGCGCTTCCAGCAAGATGATGCTCACATCTTTTGCACAATGGAacag ATTGAAGAGGAAATTAAGGACTGCCTTGATTTCTTGAAGTCAGTGTACGCTGTCTTTGGCTTTACCTTTCAACTACATCTTTCTACAAGACCAGAAAATTATCTTGGAGATTTAGAGATCTGGGATCATGCAGAAAAG CAACTTCAGAACAGCTTGAATGACTTTGGAGAGCAATGGAGTTTGAATCCAGGAGATGGAGCATTTTATGGCCCTAAG ATTGATATTAAAATCAAAGATGCAATTGGCAGGTACCATCAGTGTGCCACCATCCAGCTTGACTTCCAGCTACCCATTCGCTTTAATCTTACTTATGTTGG taaggATGGTGATGACAAGAAAAGGCCAGTGATTATTCACAGAGCTATTTTGGGATCTGTGGAGAGAATGATAGCTATTCTAGCAGAAAATTATGGAGGAAAATG GCCGCTGTGGCTGTCTCCACGGCAGGTGATGGTTGTGCCTGTGGGCCCCACCTCGGAGCAGTACGCCCAGCAG gtttgcAACCAGTTTTTTGAAGCAGGATTTATGTCAGATGTGGATCTAGATCAAAGTTGCACATTAAACAAGAAAATTAGAAATGCACAGCTGGCTCAGTATAACTTCATTTTAG TggttggagaaaaggagaaagcaaatAATGCTGTCAATGTACGAACCAGAGACAACAAAGTTCATGGAGAGATTTCAGTATCTTCTACTATTGAAAAACTCAAGAAATTTAAGACTTCACAAATTGCAAACGCAGAAGAAGAATTCTGA